The DNA sequence TgcttctggtatggcgcctagcggtcTACTAATAATCGCCAGGCGATAGGTTTATTGTGAGGGAGCCCTGCACtgagtggcgcctggcggcacggtgtgctctgccaggcggtgacgagaaaacagtggcTCTGAAAGgcgttggcgcctggcggtgagtgaataccgccaggcggtctggaacagtTTCGCCTCGCGGCGTGTGGGTCGGGCCAGGCGGAAACGCTGTTGTTCTTTGCATTCTGGTatgttcatggatggtgtgacatgtgatgatatgagcggggaggttcatatcaagttactctcacgtgaggatacgagcgaggtaggttcgtatgttccgtgctcacgttgagagatgccacgtgcggggaggtacgggggctggtggatcacatgtgttggactacgggcgggtaggtccgtagagcaggactacgagcggggaggttcgtagaggcaggaccacgagcgggcaggttcgtgtgagcatcagattcccgagtccaaggctaacaaattgtatgatttgaagactgataagtcttggggttaaggtcttggccaagaattatatatatataatgaataagaCGGGTATATGATGTATTTGGTGCTCtatatgttgttattttattttctcagctcaccctttctgtttgtgtgtggcgatgatcgtgtaattcgttacacgggagcagatgttgatacaggtggtgctgaggatgctcagatggcggagtgagggctagcatgggagtagtgctagggttttgctaaattgtaatttatgttttaaatacaaattttggtaACTTGTAACCTGTTATGAattcagttatgagttttggcgcgctatcttaataaattgaaattatcccgcgttgggatttttatcgagatggctattaatgcaattatttattttaatatttatttttaagtaataatcctagggatgttacacaggCTCCTACACAGAACCAGCAGAGGCATCGAGGTAACAGGCCTTAGGCGACTGGCAGAGTGTACGCCATGATTGGAGCAGAGGCTGCAGGTTTAGGTAACCTCGTTATGGGCCATTGTTTGATAGTTGGAAAAGCTTGTTGTGTGTTATATGactctggagcgacacactcatttgtgtcaaatgcatgtGTGAAAAAGTTGAGTCTACCGGTGTGTGAGCTGCAATGTGAActtgcggtgtctactccggcATCGGGTTTAGTCAAGACATCGTCTATGTGTGCTAGGTGTCCAGTAGAGGTAGAGGGACACATGTATAAAGTAAATCTGATCTGCTTACCTTTGCAGGAGTTATAggtgatcttgggaatggattggctctctaccAATCGCATTCTTATAGATTGTCGTGAGAAGAAGCTGCTTTTCCCCAACGTAGAGGAGCCTGCGTTGTTAACATCTCAGGGAGTTGAGAAAGAACTGCAAGGGGGTGCATACTGTTACATAAGCTTCACACATCTAGAGGTGAAGAAAGAGGAGAGGACGTTCGTCATACCAGTCGTGCATGAATTTGAGGACGTATTCCCGACGGAAGTGCCAGGTTTACCTCCTAGTAGAGAAGTGGAATTCTCTATTGACCTGGTACCGGGAACCGACCTAGTGTCGATGGCCCCTTATCGGATGACGCCGACAGAGTTGGTGGAACTCAAGAGTCAGATTGAGGAGCTTTTGGGAAAACAGTTCATATGACCTAGTACGTCACCATGGGGAGCACCAGAGTTGTTGGTAAAGAAAAAGGATGTGAGTTCGcgcctgtgtgtggactacaggcagttAAACAAAATGacgatcaagaacaagtatccccTCCCAAGAAtagacgacttgatggatcagttgcatgggtcatcgGTATTCTTGAAGATTGACTTGCGGTCGGGTTATCACCAAATATTGGTGAAGGcggatgatgtgcagaagacgacCTTCAGGTCCCGGTGCGgacactatgagtatgtggttatgccttttggggtgaccaatgctccagcggtggtcatggactacatgaatcGGATATTCAGACCGtttctagataagtttgtcgtagtcttcatagacgacatcttTATCTATTCCAAAACCCAAGAGGAACATGCTGAGCACCTGAGGATAGTGCTTGGTATTCTGAGGGAGAAACAACTGTATGCTAAattgtccaagtgtgagttctggatggatgaagtaCAATTCTTAGGTCACGTGATATCAGCACAAGGCATTACAGTGGACCCAGCGAAGCTTGATGCAGTGGTTAAatgggaaagtcccaagtcagcAATTGAGATCAGAAGTTTCGTGGGATTGGCTGGCTATtataggaggttcatagagggattctccaagatagtgacACCTTTGACACAACTCacccggaaggaccaacctttcacctggacagataagtgtgaggaaagctTCGAAGAGCTTAAGCAgaggttgacgagtgctccaaTCTTAGTAATCCCTGACGTTGgaaaaccctttgaggtttataGTGATGCCTCTCACCTAGGGTTGGGctgtgtgttgatgcaggagaagaaGGCAGTGGCCTACGCTTCGAGGCAactcaaggtgcatgagagaaactatcccactcatgacctggAGCTGGCAGCtatagtttttgccttgaaAATTTGGAGGCACTACCTCTACGGTGCTCAATTCTAGGTATTTAGttatttgatcagaaggagttaAACATGAGACAGAGAAGATGGATGGAGTTCTTGaaggattatgattttgaaCTCTTGTACCATCTAGGGAAGGcgaatgtagtggcagatgctctgagtaggaagacggtgCACACCGCTCACCTCATGATCAAAGAGGTGGAATTGCTAGAGAAATTCAGAGACATGAAACTGCAGGTGGAGTTGGAATCAAGATTCATTAGATGTAGTAACCTGACcatatctagtgacttcctgAACTCGGTTAGAGAAAGACAGTTATTGGATGCTAGTTTGGACAAGGTTAGAGAGCAACTGGGGTCAGAAGAGACAAAGGACTTTACCTTGGGTAGTGATGGCATCTTGAGATTTTAGGGCAGGGTGTGTGTACCCGACGATGTTGAGGTGAAGAAGTTGATCCTAGAGGAAGGACACAAAAGTCGTCTCAGTCTGCATCTGaacatgactaagatgtaccaggacctcaaggaaaaATTCTGGTGGCAGGGTATAAAGAAGCATGTGGCACAATACGTGTCTGCCTGTCTGACCTGTCAAAAGgcaaaggtggagcatcagagacccgaAGGGATTATGCAACCGTTAAAGATACCggtgtggaagtgggatagcatcttgatggactttgtgacccatcTGCCACAAACCTTTAGAGGGCAAGACACCATCTAGGTCATAGTGGACCGACTGACCAAGAGTGCGCATTTGTTAGCAATGAACCTGAGGATGTCTATGGGTAAGTTGGCTCAGTTCTACATCAAGgagattgtgaggttgcatggggTGCCTTCGAGCATTGTATCAGATAGAGATCCCTGGTTCACATCACGGTTTTGGCAAACCTTACAGGGTGCTTTAGGAAGCAAACTCACGATGAGTTCAGCCTATTATCCTCAGACAGATGGCCACTTagagaggacgatccagtcactTGAGGACCTACTGCGTACATGCATACTGGATCACTTGGGCACTTGGGATGAAGTGTTACCGTTGATTGAGTTCACCTACAATAATAGTTTCCATGCGAGCAACGAATGTCCCCTTCTGAGGCTCTTTATGGCCGGAAGTGTAGGACCCCTttgtgttggtatcaggatggggaggcagtgttagttggaccagagttgttggaacagaccaccgagaaggtgagatTAGTGAGGAATAGAATGCAGGCTTCACAGAGCAGACAAAAGGCTTATACAGACCATAGGAGGAGACCATTGGAATTCGAGGCTGGAGATCACGTGTTCTCGAGGCTGGAGACCGTGGGAAGGGCTCTTCGCTCGAGGAAactttctcctaagttccttggtCATTATTAGATATCGAGGAGGATTGGACCGgtagcttatgagatagctttgCCTCCTTAGTTGGCAAATCTTCACCCGGTGTTCCACGTGTCgca is a window from the Vigna unguiculata cultivar IT97K-499-35 chromosome 7, ASM411807v1, whole genome shotgun sequence genome containing:
- the LOC114191226 gene encoding uncharacterized protein LOC114191226; this translates as MDWLSTNRILIDCREKKLLFPNVEEPALLTSQGVEKELQGGAYCYISFTHLEVKKEERTFVIPVVHEFEDVFPTEVPGLPPSREVEFSIDLVPGTDLVSMAPYRMTPTELVELKSQIEELLGKQFI
- the LOC114191227 gene encoding uncharacterized protein LOC114191227; protein product: MNLRMSMGKLAQFYIKEIVRLHGVPSSIVSDRDPWFTSRFWQTLQGALGSKLTMSSAYYPQTDGHLERTIQSLEDLLRTCILDHLGTWDEVLPLIEFTYNNSFHASNECPLLRLFMAGSVGPLCLRKYVFDSAHVLEAEDIQMREDLTMEVPPTTLEDSKVEECRGKTIRLVKVIWDRRTDDSTWELEEDMRKSHPHLFT